A genome region from Oncorhynchus masou masou isolate Uvic2021 chromosome 14, UVic_Omas_1.1, whole genome shotgun sequence includes the following:
- the LOC135554036 gene encoding ATP-dependent RNA helicase DHX58-like isoform X1, producing the protein MADFGLYEYQEEVVQRALRGENIIIWLPTGGGKTRAAVYVAKKHLENNPGAKVAVLVNMVHLVEQHYNKEFKPYLGRDYCLVSISGDCDQKDFFGCEVKNSDLVICTAQILENALTNQEEGKHVELSQFTLLIIDECHHTHKEGVYNKIMGRYVAQKLKGERRLPQILGLTASPGTGGAKSIKGAVEHVLQICANLDSVIVSSKVYAPELKKKVPRPRKRFDIVDGRPQDPFGDHLKFMMQFIHDFMAFGSDFPVREFGTQEYEAEVVILEKKGVTDRNRLLAQCALHLRQYNDALLINDTVRMMDAFRVLESYYSTKTSTATDGTDDFLLGLYQENEVELRKLAGDARFENPKMGKLQNTLLEQFVQGEHSRGILFSKTRKSTHCLYDWVSNNPALQRAGIRAAILTGAGNGTNYMTQNEQKDTIRNFRQGSLNLLISTSVAEEGLDIPECNLVVRYGLLTNEIAQQQASGRARASDSVYSVVAQAGGREVRRELLNECLEDLTGRAIGEVQRMEPREFQMKITDLQTEAMLTRQLAEQLKNKKRSRFSAASVQLSCRGCFVPVAFGNDIKVIENAHHVNINPDFEKYYKTGGQIPLKTFEDWEPGRVISCAACGKQWGREMVYKEIALLPILAIGNFAMETSEGRKLANKWKKVEFTVEEFNFSTYCQNKFPNMLD; encoded by the exons ATGGCAGATTTTGGGCTGTATGAGTACCAGGAGGAAGTGGTTCAACGGGCTCTACGGGGGGAGAACATCATCATCTGGCTGCCCACCGGAGGAGGAAAGACACGGGCTGCTGTGTATGTGGCCAAAAAACATCTGGAGAATAACCCTGGAGCTAAGGTGGCTGTGCTGGTCAACATG GTTCATTTGGTTGAACAACACTACAACAAAGAGTTCAAACCCTACCTGGGTCGGGACTATTGCCTGGTGTCTATCAGTGGGGACTGTGACCAGAAGGACTTCTTTGGCTGCGAGGTCAAGAACTCTGACCTGGTCATCTGTACAGCACAGATACTGGAGAATGCCCTGACCAACCAGGAGGAGGGAAAACATGTCGAGCTCTCAC AGTTCACTCTGCTGATCATTGACGAGTGCCACCATACTCATAAGGAGGGTGTCTACAATAAGATCATGGGGCGCTACGTGGCACAGAAGCTGAAGGGGGAGAGGCGGCTGCCGCAGATCCTGGGTCTCACTGCCTCTCCTGGGACAGGGGGAGCCAAGAGCATCAAAGGAGCTGTGGAGCATGTGCTgcag ATTTGTGCCAACCTGGACTCAGTGATTGTGTCGTCCAAAGTGTACGCCCCTGAGCTGAAGAAAAAGGTCCCCAGACCCAGGAAAAGGTTTGACATCGTTGACGGAAGACCTCAG GACCCATTTGGGGATCACCTGAAGTTCATGATGCAGTTTATCCATGACTTCATGGCCTTCGGGTCTGACTTTCCTGTCAGGGAGTTTGGCACGCAGGAGTACGAGGCAGAAGTGGTGATTCTGGAGAAGAAGG GTGTGACAGACAGGAACAGACTGCTGGCCCAGTGTGCTCTCCACCTGCGTCAGTACAACGACGCCCTGCTCATCAACGACACTGTGCGCATGATGGATGCCTTTAGGGTCCTGGAGTCCTACTATAGTACCAAGACCTCCACCGCCACGGATGGAACCGACGACTTCCTGCTTGGCCTCTACCAGG AGAACGAGGTGGAGCTGAGGAAACTGGCAGGCGATGCCCGGTTTGAAAACCCTAAGATGGGGAAGCTTCAGAACACCCTGCTGGAGCAGTTTGTCCAGGGTGAACATTCCAGAGGCATCCTGTTCTCCAAGACCCGTAAAAGCACCCACTGCTTGTATGACTGGGTGTCCAACAACCCAGCACTGCAGCGTGCTGGTATCAGGGCAGCCATTCTGACTGGCGCTGGCAATGGCACCAATTACATGACCCAG AATGAGCAGAAGGACACAATCCGCAACTTCCGCCAGGGCTCCCTCAACCTCCTGATCTCCACCAGCGTAGCAGAGGAGGGCCTGGACATCCCAGAATGCAACCTGGTGGTGCGCTACGGGCTGCTGACCAATGAGATCGCACAACAGCAGGCCAGTGGCCGGGCTCGGGCGAGTGACAGCGTTTACTCTGTGGTGGCCCAGGCGGGGGGGCGGGAGGTGCGTCGGGAACTCCTCAATGAATGTCTGGAGGACTTGACTGGCAGGGCCATCGGCGAAGTGCAGAGGATGGAGCCCAGGGAGTTCCAGATGAAG ATCACTGATCTCCAGACAGAAGCCATGTTGACCAGACAGTTGGCAGAACAGTTGAAGAACAAGAAGAGGAGTCGTTTCAGTGCTGCTTCGGTTCAGCTCTCGTGTCGAGGCTGTTTTGTGCCCGTGGCCTTCGGCAATGACATTAAAGTCATTGAAAACGCACACCATGTCAACATCAACCCGGACTTTGA GAAGTACTATAAGACTGGTGGGCAGATCCCGCTGAAGACTTTTGAGGACTGGGAGCCAGGCCGTGTGATCAGCTGTGCTGCCTGTGGCAAG CAATGGGGAAGGGAAATGGTATATAAGGAGATTGCCCTGCTGCCCATTCTGGCCATCGGGAACTTTGCCATGGAGACTTCGGAGGGAAGAAAATTAGCCAACAAGTGGAAGAAAGTTGAGTTTACAGTGGAGGAGTTTAACTTCAGCACGTACTGTCAAAACAAATTCCCTAACATGTTGGATTGA
- the LOC135554036 gene encoding ATP-dependent RNA helicase DHX58-like isoform X2 → MADFGLYEYQEEVVQRALRGENIIIWLPTGGGKTRAAVYVAKKHLENNPGAKVAVLVNMVHLVEQHYNKEFKPYLGRDYCLVSISGDCDQKDFFGCEVKNSDLVICTAQILENALTNQEEGKHVELSQFTLLIIDECHHTHKEGVYNKIMGRYVAQKLKGERRLPQILGLTASPGTGGAKSIKGAVEHVLQICANLDSVIVSSKVYAPELKKKVPRPRKRFDIVDGRPQDPFGDHLKFMMQFIHDFMAFGSDFPVREFGTQEYEAEVVILEKKGVTDRNRLLAQCALHLRQYNDALLINDTVRMMDAFRVLESYYSTKTSTATDGTDDFLLGLYQENEVELRKLAGDARFENPKMGKLQNTLLEQFVQGEHSRGILFSKTRKSTHCLYDWVSNNPALQRAGIRAAILTGAGNGTNYMTQNEQKDTIRNFRQGSLNLLISTSVAEEGLDIPECNLVVRYGLLTNEIAQQQASGRARASDSVYSVVAQAGGREVRRELLNECLEDLTGRAIGEVQRMEPREFQMKITDLQTEAMLTRQLAEQLKNKKRSRFSAASVQLSCRGCFVPVAFGNDIKVIENAHHVNINPDFEKYYKTGGQIPLKTFEDWEPGRVISCAACGK, encoded by the exons ATGGCAGATTTTGGGCTGTATGAGTACCAGGAGGAAGTGGTTCAACGGGCTCTACGGGGGGAGAACATCATCATCTGGCTGCCCACCGGAGGAGGAAAGACACGGGCTGCTGTGTATGTGGCCAAAAAACATCTGGAGAATAACCCTGGAGCTAAGGTGGCTGTGCTGGTCAACATG GTTCATTTGGTTGAACAACACTACAACAAAGAGTTCAAACCCTACCTGGGTCGGGACTATTGCCTGGTGTCTATCAGTGGGGACTGTGACCAGAAGGACTTCTTTGGCTGCGAGGTCAAGAACTCTGACCTGGTCATCTGTACAGCACAGATACTGGAGAATGCCCTGACCAACCAGGAGGAGGGAAAACATGTCGAGCTCTCAC AGTTCACTCTGCTGATCATTGACGAGTGCCACCATACTCATAAGGAGGGTGTCTACAATAAGATCATGGGGCGCTACGTGGCACAGAAGCTGAAGGGGGAGAGGCGGCTGCCGCAGATCCTGGGTCTCACTGCCTCTCCTGGGACAGGGGGAGCCAAGAGCATCAAAGGAGCTGTGGAGCATGTGCTgcag ATTTGTGCCAACCTGGACTCAGTGATTGTGTCGTCCAAAGTGTACGCCCCTGAGCTGAAGAAAAAGGTCCCCAGACCCAGGAAAAGGTTTGACATCGTTGACGGAAGACCTCAG GACCCATTTGGGGATCACCTGAAGTTCATGATGCAGTTTATCCATGACTTCATGGCCTTCGGGTCTGACTTTCCTGTCAGGGAGTTTGGCACGCAGGAGTACGAGGCAGAAGTGGTGATTCTGGAGAAGAAGG GTGTGACAGACAGGAACAGACTGCTGGCCCAGTGTGCTCTCCACCTGCGTCAGTACAACGACGCCCTGCTCATCAACGACACTGTGCGCATGATGGATGCCTTTAGGGTCCTGGAGTCCTACTATAGTACCAAGACCTCCACCGCCACGGATGGAACCGACGACTTCCTGCTTGGCCTCTACCAGG AGAACGAGGTGGAGCTGAGGAAACTGGCAGGCGATGCCCGGTTTGAAAACCCTAAGATGGGGAAGCTTCAGAACACCCTGCTGGAGCAGTTTGTCCAGGGTGAACATTCCAGAGGCATCCTGTTCTCCAAGACCCGTAAAAGCACCCACTGCTTGTATGACTGGGTGTCCAACAACCCAGCACTGCAGCGTGCTGGTATCAGGGCAGCCATTCTGACTGGCGCTGGCAATGGCACCAATTACATGACCCAG AATGAGCAGAAGGACACAATCCGCAACTTCCGCCAGGGCTCCCTCAACCTCCTGATCTCCACCAGCGTAGCAGAGGAGGGCCTGGACATCCCAGAATGCAACCTGGTGGTGCGCTACGGGCTGCTGACCAATGAGATCGCACAACAGCAGGCCAGTGGCCGGGCTCGGGCGAGTGACAGCGTTTACTCTGTGGTGGCCCAGGCGGGGGGGCGGGAGGTGCGTCGGGAACTCCTCAATGAATGTCTGGAGGACTTGACTGGCAGGGCCATCGGCGAAGTGCAGAGGATGGAGCCCAGGGAGTTCCAGATGAAG ATCACTGATCTCCAGACAGAAGCCATGTTGACCAGACAGTTGGCAGAACAGTTGAAGAACAAGAAGAGGAGTCGTTTCAGTGCTGCTTCGGTTCAGCTCTCGTGTCGAGGCTGTTTTGTGCCCGTGGCCTTCGGCAATGACATTAAAGTCATTGAAAACGCACACCATGTCAACATCAACCCGGACTTTGA GAAGTACTATAAGACTGGTGGGCAGATCCCGCTGAAGACTTTTGAGGACTGGGAGCCAGGCCGTGTGATCAGCTGTGCTGCCTGTGGCAAG TAA
- the LOC135554035 gene encoding histone acetyltransferase KAT2A codes for MSDPVAQALQPRLHQAQSGGTAGSNAAAVGSGSGNSDPVRPGLSQQQRASQKKAQVRAFPRAKKLEKLGVFSACKASDTCKCNGWKNPQPPTATRSMDLQQQAASLSESCRSCGHALAAHVSHLENVSEEEINRLLGMVVDVENLFMSVHKEEDTDTKQVYFYLFKLLRKCILQMSQPIVEGSLGSPPFQKPNIEQGVLNFVQYKFSHLAPRERQTMFELSKMFLLCLNYWKLETPTQFRQRSQKDDGTAYKVDYTRWLCYCHVPQSNDSLPRYETTQVFGRSLLKSIFTVTRRQLLEKFRVEKDKLLPEKRTLILTHFPKFLSMLEEEIYGENSPIWEADFTMPASEGGQLGHQLVISPAAVSGSPSFSKGNSGPSLGSLGLDSGVAEPITGEKRKLPEVLTLEDAKRIRVMGDIPMELVNEVMMTITDPAAMLGPETSLLSANAARDETARLEERRGIIEFHVIGNSLSQKSNKKILMWLVGLQNVFSHQLPRMPKEYITRLVFDPKHKTLALIKDGRVIGGICFRMFPTQGFTEIVFCAVTSNEQVKGYGTHLMNHLKEYHIKHSILYFLTYADEYAIGYFKKQGFSKDIKVTKSRYLGYIKDYEGATLMECELNPRIPYTELSHIIKRQKEIIKKLIERKQSQIRKVYPGLTCFKEGVRQIPVESIPGIRETGWKPSAKEKVKELKDPDVLYNMLKNLLAQVKTHPDAWPFMEPVKKTEAPDYYEIIRFPIDLKTMTERLKNRYYVTKKLFIADLQRVITNCREYNPPDSEYCKCANTLEKFFYFKLKEGGLIEK; via the exons ATGTCGGACCCGGTGGCACAGGCCTTGCAACCCCGGCTACATCAAGCTCAGTCTGGTGGGACTGCTGGGTCTAACGCTGCTGCGGTGGGATCTGGATCGGGGAACAGtgacccagtcagaccaggtcTTAGTCAACAACAGCGGGCGAGTCAGAAAAAAGCCCAAGTCAGAGCTTTTCCACGGGCGAAAAAGCTCGAGAAACTCGGCGTCTTCTCCGCTTGcaag GCTAGTGACACATGCAAGTGCAATGGCTGGAAGAACCCACAACCGCCGACTGCCACCCGAAGTATGGATTTACAGCAACAAGCGGCCAGCCTTAGCGAGTCCTGCCGCAGCTGCGGGCATGCCCTGG CGGCCCATGTGTCCCACCTGGAGAACGTGTCAGAGGAGGAGATCAACCGGCTGCTGGGCATGGTGGTGGATGTGGAGAACCTCTTTATGTCTGTGCACAAGGAGGAGGACACGGACACCAAGCAGGTCTACTTCTACCTCTTCAAG CTGCTGAGAAAATGCATCTTGCAGATGAGTCAGCCGATAGTGGAGGGATCATTGGGGAGTCCCCCCTTTCAGAAACCCAACATTGAGCAG GGAGTGTTGAACTTCGTTCAGTACAAATTCAGCCACCTGGCacccagagagaggcagacgaTGTTTGAGCTCTCCAAGATGTTCCTCCTGTGTCTCAACTACTGGAAGCTGGAGACTCCCACGCAGTTCCGCCAGCGGTCCCAGAAGGATGATGGCACAGCCTACAAAGTGGACtacaccag GTGGCTATGCTACTGCCATGTCCCCCAGAGTAACGACAGCCTGCCGCGCTATGAGACCACCCAGGTGTTTGGCCGCAGTCTGCTCAAGTCAATCTTCACCGTGACGCGCCGCCAGCTCCTGGAGAAGTTCCGAGTTGAGAAGGACAAGCTCCTCCCAGAGAAACGCACACTCATCCTCACACACTTTCCCAA GTTTCTGTCTATGCTAGAGGAGGAGATCTATGGGGAAAACTCTCCCATCTGGGAGGCTGACTTCACCATGCCTGCCTCCGAGGGGGGCCAGCTGGGTCACCAGTTAG TGATCAGCCCAGCTGCAGTGTCGGGCTCGCCCTCCTTCTCTAAAGGCAACAGTGGCCCTTCGCTAGGCAGTCTGGGGCTGGACTCTGGCGTGGCCGAGCCCATAACAG gagagaagaggaagctTCCAGAAGTTCTGACCCTGGAGGATGCTAAGAGGATCAGAGTGATGGGAGACATCCCGATGGAGTTGGTCAACGAGGTGATGATGACCATCACTGACCCGGCTGCCATGTTGGGCCCAGAG ACGAGTCTGCTGTCTGCCAATGCTGCTCGTGATGAGACAGCCCGGTTAGAGGAGAGGCGGGGCATCATAGAGTTCCATGTCATAGGGAACTCCCTTTCCCAGAAGTCCAACAAGAAGATTCTGATGTGGCTGGTGGGCTTGCAGAACGTCTTCTCCCACCAGCTGCCTCGTATGCCCAAAGAGTACATCACACGCCTAGTGTTTGACCC GAAGCACAAGACGCTGGCCCTAATCAAAGATGGCCGTGTCATCGGGGGAATCTGTTTCAGGATGTTCCCCACCCAGGGCTTCACTGAGATCGTCTTCTGTGCCGTCACATCCAACGAGCAAGTCAAG GGCTACGGTACTCACCTGATGAACCACCTAAAGGAGTACCACATCAAGCACAGCATCCTGTACTTCCTCACCTACGCTGATGAGTACGCCATTGGCTACTTCAAGAAGCAG GGTTTTTCCAAAGACATCAAAGTGACTAAGAGTCGTTACCTTGGTTACATCAAGGACTACGAGGGGGCTACCCTCATGGAGTGTGAGCTGAATCCCAGAATCCCCTACACGGAGCTCTCTCATATCATCAAGAGGCAGAAAGAG ATCATTAAGAAGCTGATTGAGAGGAAGCAGAGCCAGATCAGGAAGGTATACCCAGGACTCACCTGCTTCAAAGAGGGGGTACGGCAGATCCCTGTGGAGAGCATCCCTGGCATCA GGGAGACAGGCTGGAAGCCCAGTGCAAAGGAGAAAGT GAAAGAGTTGAAAGACCCTGATGTTTTGTACAACATGCTGAAGAATCTCCTGGCACAGGTCAAG ACTCACCCTGATGCCTGGCCCTTCATGGAGCCTGTGAAAAAGACTGAGGCTCCAGACTACTACGAGATCATACGCTTCCCCATTG ATCTGAAGACCATGACGGAGAGGCTGAAGAACAGATACTATGTGACCAAGAAGCTGTTCATAGCAGACCTGCAGCGCGTCATTACCAACTGCCGTGAATACAACCCCCCGGACAGCGAGTACTGCAAGTGTGCCAACACCCTGGAGAAGTTCTTCTACTTTAAGCTGAAGGAAGGGGGCTTGATCGAGAAGTGA